The following proteins are co-located in the Fusobacteria bacterium ZRK30 genome:
- the murP gene encoding PTS N-acetylmuramic acid transporter subunit IIBC, producing MDYKEIAEKIMKLVGEKKNIYGYTSCMTRLRISVKDLEKVDLEGLKAIEGILGLNENGDELQLIFGPGKVKKAYTAMDQLYKSTAENQNNQEASFEEMVKKQKSAVKARRTSKFQGFMANFSNIFVPLIPGFIAAGMLAGLAGLCKELNITGDWVNYINVFNKSLTKFMYIMIGFNATKAFGGSGVIGGMLSGLFLLGYGDGGNSGMAEFFGQTIEPRGGMIGILFTTIIAAKFEIFIREKFSWEPTDIITTPIITLLAMGTLTYTLIMPLSFKLFGLMNYAFANLNGNPIGGGILAGLFLPSVMMGIHQGFVPVYQGLVETTGMNSLFPILAMAGAGQVGAALALYVKAPKESNLRENIRGAIVPGFLGIGEPLIYGVTLPRVKPFFTSMAGGAIGGIYIGIMSQMGFAFGLNTVFGSSGILGSFAMTSNSGVFTAIILYVSALVIAYISGFILTYLFGCKNVDLS from the coding sequence ATGGATTATAAGGAAATTGCAGAGAAAATAATGAAGCTTGTAGGAGAAAAGAAAAATATTTATGGATACACAAGCTGTATGACACGTTTGAGGATATCGGTAAAGGATTTAGAAAAAGTTGATCTGGAAGGATTAAAAGCCATTGAGGGAATATTGGGATTAAATGAAAACGGTGATGAATTACAACTGATATTCGGTCCTGGAAAGGTCAAAAAAGCATATACAGCAATGGATCAACTCTATAAATCAACTGCTGAGAATCAAAATAATCAAGAGGCAAGTTTTGAAGAGATGGTAAAAAAACAGAAAAGTGCTGTAAAAGCCAGAAGGACAAGTAAGTTCCAGGGATTTATGGCAAATTTTTCCAATATATTTGTTCCATTAATTCCGGGATTTATCGCAGCAGGAATGCTGGCAGGATTAGCAGGGCTGTGTAAGGAGTTGAATATAACAGGGGACTGGGTTAACTATATAAATGTCTTCAATAAATCGTTGACTAAATTTATGTATATAATGATAGGATTCAATGCAACTAAGGCATTTGGAGGGTCAGGAGTAATAGGAGGGATGTTGTCGGGACTGTTTTTACTTGGATATGGTGATGGAGGAAATAGCGGGATGGCAGAATTTTTTGGTCAGACTATTGAACCTCGTGGGGGAATGATAGGGATATTATTTACTACAATAATTGCAGCTAAATTTGAAATATTTATCAGGGAAAAATTTTCATGGGAACCGACAGATATAATTACCACTCCTATAATTACCCTATTAGCTATGGGAACCTTGACTTATACATTGATTATGCCATTGTCCTTTAAACTCTTTGGTCTTATGAACTATGCTTTTGCAAATCTAAATGGAAACCCAATTGGAGGAGGAATTTTGGCAGGACTATTCCTGCCCTCAGTTATGATGGGAATACACCAGGGGTTTGTGCCGGTATATCAGGGGTTGGTAGAAACAACAGGGATGAACTCATTATTTCCAATCTTAGCCATGGCAGGAGCAGGTCAGGTAGGAGCAGCACTAGCTCTCTATGTAAAAGCTCCTAAAGAATCCAATTTACGAGAAAATATAAGAGGGGCAATTGTACCGGGATTCTTGGGAATAGGAGAACCGCTGATTTATGGTGTTACACTGCCTAGAGTCAAGCCATTCTTTACATCTATGGCAGGAGGAGCCATTGGGGGAATATATATAGGGATCATGTCCCAGATGGGATTTGCCTTTGGATTAAACACTGTATTTGGATCTTCAGGAATCCTGGGATCTTTTGCTATGACATCTAACAGCGGAGTATTCACAGCAATAATTCTATATGTTTCAGCATTAGTAATTGCATATATTTCCGGATTTATCCTTACATATCTATTTGGATGTAAAAATGTAGATCTATCCTAA
- a CDS encoding glycoside hydrolase family 3 protein: MKKMEKILAGLGLCLGILGCTNIAESMVEADTPKIRAEKIVEKMSDREKLGQLIMIDFRNWNKKPFTAMNREVKQIIKDYKLGGIILFRENLVDTEQTVKLIDDMQNISQNMPLLIGADQEGGYVTRLQQGTEMPGNMALGASRDLNLAYEVGKTIGIELDALGINFNFAPVVDVNSNQNNPVIGVRSFGDDPKLVGDMASSYIDGLQGKGLISTIKHFPGHGNTEADTHIGLATVNYNKRQWENIDKVPFQMAIDNGVEAIMTAHVIIPALDDTKMRSQKDGTLIGTPATLSRPIMTGVLRDEMNFSGIIITDALNMHAISENFGEAESVERAILAGGDIMLMPVIVWSQEDVKKLEILYSTILKEMKINRELKNRVEESAERVVELKLKKGLGKKADVEKRIKDAEKIVGSKENKDIEKRAAERGVTLIKNENILPMNLVKGKKILLIAETKTRGKIMEDEILKIEKDVKIEKLTADYRDGLTEELKNGIKNSNYIVLATYNLKKNTKINEIIEFVNGNNKKMVTISTRNPYDIIYTPTVRANIAIYGITGFDQTNNGRNSLEANIRAGIRVVFVGSDGSSVVPEGKLPVNIRDERGQIIYKFGHGLTY, translated from the coding sequence ATGAAAAAGATGGAAAAAATATTGGCAGGGTTAGGATTATGTTTAGGAATCTTAGGGTGTACAAATATTGCAGAGAGCATGGTAGAGGCAGATACACCTAAAATAAGAGCAGAAAAAATAGTTGAGAAGATGAGTGATCGTGAAAAATTAGGACAGCTGATCATGATAGATTTTAGAAATTGGAATAAAAAACCTTTTACTGCAATGAACCGAGAGGTGAAACAAATTATCAAGGATTATAAACTGGGAGGGATTATCTTATTTAGGGAAAATTTGGTAGATACAGAGCAGACGGTAAAATTAATAGATGATATGCAGAATATATCCCAAAATATGCCGTTATTGATAGGTGCAGATCAGGAGGGCGGATATGTTACCAGATTACAGCAGGGGACGGAGATGCCAGGGAATATGGCCTTGGGGGCAAGTAGAGATCTGAACTTAGCGTATGAGGTGGGAAAAACTATTGGAATAGAATTGGATGCATTGGGGATAAATTTTAACTTTGCACCAGTTGTAGATGTAAATTCCAATCAAAATAATCCTGTAATCGGAGTGAGATCTTTTGGAGATGATCCCAAATTAGTAGGAGATATGGCATCCTCTTATATAGACGGGCTCCAGGGAAAAGGATTGATCTCTACAATAAAACATTTCCCGGGACATGGAAATACAGAGGCTGACACCCATATTGGACTGGCTACAGTAAATTATAATAAAAGGCAGTGGGAAAATATAGATAAGGTACCATTTCAAATGGCTATTGATAATGGGGTAGAGGCGATAATGACAGCCCATGTTATTATTCCTGCCTTAGATGATACGAAAATGAGATCTCAAAAAGACGGGACTTTGATTGGAACTCCTGCAACTCTTTCTAGACCAATAATGACAGGAGTATTGAGAGATGAGATGAACTTTTCTGGAATAATAATAACAGATGCTTTGAATATGCATGCTATATCTGAAAACTTTGGAGAAGCTGAAAGTGTTGAAAGGGCAATATTGGCAGGTGGGGATATTATGCTTATGCCGGTAATTGTATGGAGTCAGGAGGATGTTAAAAAATTAGAGATCTTATACTCTACTATATTAAAAGAGATGAAGATTAACAGGGAACTAAAAAACAGGGTAGAGGAATCAGCAGAAAGAGTTGTAGAGTTGAAGTTAAAAAAGGGGTTAGGTAAAAAAGCAGATGTTGAGAAAAGGATAAAAGATGCAGAAAAAATAGTAGGGAGTAAAGAAAATAAAGATATAGAAAAAAGAGCGGCTGAAAGAGGGGTCACCCTTATAAAAAATGAGAATATTTTACCTATGAATCTGGTAAAGGGTAAAAAAATACTATTGATTGCTGAAACTAAAACCCGTGGAAAGATCATGGAAGATGAAATTCTAAAGATAGAAAAAGATGTAAAGATAGAAAAACTTACAGCAGATTATAGGGACGGATTAACAGAAGAATTAAAAAATGGAATAAAAAATTCTAATTATATAGTTTTAGCTACTTACAATCTAAAAAAGAATACTAAGATCAATGAAATAATTGAATTTGTTAATGGAAATAATAAAAAAATGGTAACCATATCTACGAGAAATCCCTATGATATCATCTATACTCCTACAGTAAGAGCAAATATAGCTATCTATGGAATAACAGGGTTTGATCAGACTAACAATGGAAGAAATTCATTGGAAGCCAATATCAGAGCAGGGATAAGGGTTGTATTTGTAGGAAGTGACGGTTCCTCAGTGGTTCCAGAGGGGAAACTGCCTGTAAATATAAGGGATGAAAGGGGACAAATAATCTATAAATTTGGTCATGGACTGACCTATTAG
- the murQ gene encoding N-acetylmuramic acid 6-phosphate etherase, translating to MELNLKHMVTESRNENTTDIDMLDTMEMVRVINNEDKKVALAVEKELENIAEAVDEISYAFLNGGRLIYIGAGTSGRLGILDASECPPTFGTPAELVVGLIAGGKDAILKAVENAEDNKELCVEDLKGIGFNAKDILVGIAASGRTPYVMGGIEYAKELGAVTVGVSCNPDSILAESVKVAISPVVGGEVVTGSSRLKAGTAQKLVLNMLTTGSMIKIGKVYGNLMVDVEATNEKLVERQKKIVMEATDCTREEASSALRDTGGHCKTAILMLLGGLGAKEAEILLSEKKGFIREALKAAKFILE from the coding sequence ATGGAATTAAATTTAAAACATATGGTAACTGAGAGCAGGAATGAAAATACTACAGATATAGATATGCTGGATACCATGGAGATGGTAAGGGTAATCAATAACGAGGATAAAAAAGTTGCTTTAGCAGTTGAGAAAGAATTGGAAAATATAGCAGAAGCTGTCGATGAAATAAGTTATGCATTTTTAAATGGGGGAAGACTCATATATATAGGTGCTGGAACATCTGGAAGGCTGGGAATATTAGATGCCAGTGAATGTCCTCCTACATTTGGAACACCGGCAGAATTAGTAGTGGGGCTCATTGCAGGAGGAAAAGATGCTATTTTAAAAGCTGTTGAAAATGCTGAGGATAATAAAGAGCTGTGTGTAGAGGATTTAAAGGGGATCGGTTTTAATGCTAAAGATATATTGGTAGGGATAGCCGCAAGCGGAAGAACACCATATGTAATGGGTGGAATCGAATATGCCAAGGAACTGGGAGCTGTAACAGTTGGTGTGAGCTGCAATCCTGACAGCATCTTAGCTGAATCTGTAAAGGTAGCAATATCTCCAGTAGTAGGAGGGGAAGTAGTGACAGGATCATCCAGGCTAAAGGCCGGAACAGCACAAAAATTGGTGTTGAATATGCTCACTACCGGATCCATGATAAAGATAGGAAAGGTATATGGAAACTTAATGGTAGATGTAGAAGCTACCAATGAAAAGCTGGTGGAAAGACAGAAAAAAATAGTCATGGAAGCCACTGACTGTACCAGAGAGGAAGCAAGCTCTGCCCTAAGAGATACAGGGGGGCATTGTAAGACTGCTATCCTAATGCTCCTAGGAGGTTTAGGGGCAAAGGAGGCTGAAATACTGCTGTCAGAAAAAAAAGGTTTTATCCGAGAGGCACTGAAAGCAGCTAAATTTATCTTAGAATAG